In Altererythrobacter rubellus, the following are encoded in one genomic region:
- the gcvPA gene encoding aminomethyl-transferring glycine dehydrogenase subunit GcvPA, which translates to MRYLPLTDADRGEMLAKIGAGTIDDLFVDVPEEARLDGPIRGLPMHASEMAVEKHMRKLSKKNLAAADAPFFLGAGAYRHHVPSSVDQIIQRGEFLTAYTPYQPEIAQGTLQMLFEFQTQVARLYGCAVANASLYDGSTACWEAVAMASRITRRDHVVLSGALHPHYAEVVKTMAKFTSDEIAGAEPAIQSTPDNAGLISRIDDQTSCVVVQYPDILGRITDLSEVAEAAHAKGALLVVVNTEPVALGAIKSPGEMGADIVVGEGQALGVGLQFGGPYLGLFAVRDPKHVRQMPGRLCGETVDAEGKRGFVLTLSTREQHIRREKATSNICTNSGLCALAFNVHMTLLGEKGLRQLAAENHRLACQAADRLAKVPGVSVLNDNYFNEFTLMVGQDAREVVHKLAAKGVLGGVSLGRLYPGVDRLSEGLLVAVTETTSEEDIEALTNALEEVLS; encoded by the coding sequence ATGCGTTACCTACCCCTGACCGACGCCGATCGCGGCGAAATGCTTGCCAAAATCGGCGCTGGCACCATCGATGATCTGTTTGTCGATGTGCCAGAAGAAGCGCGGCTCGATGGCCCTATTCGCGGCTTGCCGATGCATGCCAGCGAAATGGCGGTCGAAAAGCATATGCGCAAATTGTCGAAGAAGAACCTGGCGGCAGCGGACGCGCCATTCTTCCTCGGGGCAGGGGCCTATCGCCACCACGTGCCATCCAGCGTCGATCAAATCATCCAGCGCGGCGAATTTCTGACGGCCTATACACCCTACCAGCCGGAAATCGCGCAAGGCACGCTGCAGATGCTGTTTGAATTTCAAACGCAGGTAGCGCGGCTGTATGGCTGTGCAGTGGCCAATGCGTCACTTTATGATGGATCGACGGCATGCTGGGAAGCGGTTGCGATGGCGAGCCGCATCACTCGCCGCGACCATGTGGTCCTGTCAGGCGCGCTGCACCCGCATTACGCCGAAGTCGTCAAGACGATGGCGAAGTTCACAAGTGACGAGATCGCCGGAGCAGAGCCTGCGATCCAGTCCACTCCGGACAACGCGGGGCTGATATCGCGCATTGATGATCAGACCAGCTGCGTGGTGGTGCAATATCCCGATATTCTGGGCCGCATCACGGATTTGTCTGAAGTAGCCGAAGCCGCGCACGCGAAGGGCGCTTTGCTGGTGGTTGTGAATACAGAACCGGTTGCTCTGGGTGCGATCAAGTCACCTGGAGAGATGGGCGCAGACATCGTTGTCGGTGAAGGTCAGGCGCTGGGCGTAGGGTTACAGTTCGGCGGGCCCTATCTGGGCCTCTTCGCCGTGCGCGATCCCAAACATGTTCGCCAGATGCCTGGGCGCCTGTGCGGTGAAACCGTTGATGCAGAGGGCAAGCGCGGGTTCGTGCTGACGCTCTCGACGCGTGAGCAGCACATCCGGCGCGAGAAAGCGACGTCCAACATTTGCACTAACTCTGGCCTGTGCGCGCTGGCATTCAATGTTCATATGACGTTGCTGGGTGAGAAGGGCCTGCGCCAACTGGCTGCGGAAAATCACCGGCTTGCCTGCCAGGCGGCTGACCGCTTGGCCAAGGTTCCCGGCGTGTCCGTGCTCAACGACAATTACTTCAACGAATTCACGCTGATGGTGGGGCAGGATGCGCGTGAAGTGGTGCACAAGCTGGCAGCCAAGGGTGTGCTGGGCGGCGTGTCGCTTGGGCGGCTTTATCCGGGCGTAGATCGCTTGTCCGAAGGCCTGCTGGTGGCAGTGACGGAGACCACGAGCGAGGAGGATATCGAGGCCCTGACCAATGCTCTTGAGGAGGTGTTGTCATGA
- the gcvH gene encoding glycine cleavage system protein GcvH, whose translation MPRYFTDEHEWIDIEGDTATVGITDYAQEQLGDIVFVELPDVGAMLDKAGDAAVVESVKAASDVYAPITGEVTETNGALEDDPALVNTSPEEDGWFFRMTIGDKSELEGLMDDKGYKAFVDGL comes from the coding sequence ATGCCGCGTTATTTCACTGATGAACACGAATGGATCGACATCGAAGGCGACACCGCCACCGTCGGCATTACTGATTATGCTCAGGAACAGTTGGGTGACATTGTTTTCGTCGAACTGCCCGATGTGGGCGCGATGCTGGACAAGGCGGGCGATGCAGCCGTGGTCGAAAGTGTGAAAGCGGCAAGCGATGTCTACGCTCCGATCACCGGCGAAGTGACAGAAACCAATGGCGCGCTGGAAGATGATCCTGCGCTGGTCAATACCTCGCCAGAGGAAGACGGCTGGTTCTTCCGCATGACCATTGGCGACAAGTCCGAGCTTGAAGGGCTGATGGATGACAAGGGCTATAAGGCGTTTGTCGACGGCCTCTAA
- the gcvT gene encoding glycine cleavage system aminomethyltransferase GcvT, translating to MSEDETFEELPLEKLPLDAWHRAQGVRMVPFAGYEMPIQYTGPFGGIVAEHNWTRESASLFDVFHMGQLTVSGENAGEELEKLLPGAITSLKAGRMRYSLLLNEDGGIIDDLMVTNTGPHFALVVNGACKWDDIAHLREYLPDEITLTHHDDYGLLALQGPKAGEVLEALLHGTGALTFMTAGLFEWEGTYLWVSRAGYTGEDGFEISVPATHVEQLADALVADERVKPAGLGARDSLRLEAGLPLYGHDLTTQTDPVSADLIFALTKKRREAGGWMGHEALVPVLDDGPATKRVGLKLDGRMPAREGAEVYSGETKVGTVTSGGFSPTLGQPIAMAYVDIAQAAEGTVLEIEVRGKRLPATVSPMPFVPHNYYRGS from the coding sequence TTGAGCGAAGACGAAACATTCGAAGAATTGCCTTTGGAAAAGCTGCCGCTCGACGCCTGGCATCGTGCGCAGGGCGTGCGCATGGTGCCGTTCGCTGGCTATGAAATGCCGATCCAGTACACCGGCCCGTTCGGGGGCATCGTTGCGGAACATAATTGGACGCGGGAAAGCGCCAGTCTGTTCGATGTCTTCCATATGGGCCAGCTGACCGTCAGTGGCGAAAATGCCGGTGAAGAGCTGGAAAAGCTGCTGCCCGGCGCGATCACCAGCCTGAAAGCCGGGCGTATGCGGTATTCTCTGCTGTTGAATGAGGATGGCGGGATCATTGACGATCTGATGGTCACGAATACCGGCCCGCATTTTGCGCTGGTGGTGAATGGCGCGTGCAAATGGGATGATATCGCGCATCTGCGCGAGTATCTGCCTGATGAGATCACGCTGACCCATCACGATGATTATGGTTTGCTGGCTTTACAGGGACCCAAGGCTGGCGAAGTTCTTGAAGCGCTGCTGCACGGCACAGGTGCGCTCACCTTCATGACGGCCGGACTGTTCGAATGGGAAGGTACCTACCTCTGGGTTAGCCGCGCGGGCTATACTGGCGAGGATGGCTTCGAAATTTCCGTGCCTGCGACACATGTCGAGCAGCTTGCAGATGCGCTTGTTGCGGATGAACGCGTTAAGCCGGCAGGGCTGGGCGCGCGGGACTCTTTACGGCTGGAGGCGGGCCTGCCGCTTTACGGGCATGATCTGACCACTCAAACTGATCCGGTCAGTGCCGATCTGATCTTTGCGTTGACCAAGAAGCGTCGCGAGGCCGGCGGCTGGATGGGGCACGAAGCGCTTGTGCCGGTACTCGACGATGGCCCGGCAACCAAGCGCGTCGGGCTGAAGCTTGATGGCCGCATGCCCGCGCGCGAAGGCGCGGAAGTTTATTCCGGCGAAACCAAAGTCGGCACAGTCACCAGCGGCGGTTTTTCGCCCACGCTGGGGCAACCGATTGCGATGGCTTATGTCGATATCGCGCAGGCTGCTGAAGGCACCGTGCTCGAAATCGAAGTGCGGGGCAAGCGTTTGCCCGCGACCGTTTCACCCATGCCTTTTGTGCCGCATAATTACTACCGAGGGAGCTGA